The window aaatcttcgggtaacacgtcgggaaaacgcgaatcgggcccttagtaaatgacccccattgttttggcACTTCTGGTTTTCGAGACGGTTCCCAACCAGAGGTTCCCGTGGGACAAGGGATATGTTTTATCTAATAGGTGGCCTCGTGGCAGGTTATTTAACCAAGAGGGTGAACCTCAAAAAAGGTAGAATAATCAAGATGAGAAGTTTATGGCAGGAGCAGGGATGATAAAGGTGGAAGGTTATTCAGGACTTTTAGAGCTCACTTGTAACTGGTTAGACTCCAGAATGGCGATGATCAGACGGGGGACAGCGCAGGCCGTGCCATTAATCTGCAAGAAGAGGGTGATAAATGTTATGTAGTTACATAGTGTAGGTCCGGCGCACCAGAACCACCAGCACTGCAGAATGTACTGCGACTCTGCTGCACCTGTAGGACAGGACCAACAGGCAACAGAGGAGTGACCAATCATGCAGGATACTGTGATTTGGGGTCAAACGGAGCAAAAATGGTTCTGCTTTTATCACTGGTGTCAACACATGCTAGTGCACGGAGTTCTGTAGGTGGGACCAATACGTTAAAAGacttctaccacctggatgaaggactatatgcaaatgagcctgaggggctccagcctccattaacACTTACGGCAcccggagcccctctggctcatttgcatacagtccttcatcctggggaTTAATGTTTCAtagctggagatccccagaggagCCCATACAGAATCACTACTGGATAATTGTGGTTCCCCATAGTAATCCAGATGTATTCCCAGGTTTGTCTCCCCACCACAGCGCCTGCATTAGGATTATTACACTCACGGTGTGGGCGTGACGCAGCTCTCCGTTATGTCTCTGGTACATGATGTTCAGCCGCCGGCTCTGGTAGTCTGTGCAGTTTGAGGCGCTGGAAATCTTAGGGGAAAAGAGAATAATGTGAGGATTGTGTATAATGTCAGAAGAGTAAtgacatacagcgccccctgctggccgTGCTCCAGTACTGCATGACCAGccctctggagggacacctacctctCCGTACTTCCCTCGTCCCGGCATCCAGGCTTCTAGGTCACATTTTCTGTAAGCCGGGAGCCCGAGCTCCTCACTTGGCATTTCCAAAACCCTGGAATTGGGAAATAGAGAAGAGTTATAGACAAACATACAGACCCCGATGTGTTGTGTACAATCCAAAATACTTCGTATGAGGGGTGATAGATTCCTGGGGCAAGGACTTCTAAAGGAAGAACGGTAGAGCAGTGTATTATGTAACATGTGTATAGCCGGGGgctttaaaggggatgtgtaaAGATGATACAAGATATTTGTATGATTGGAGATGTCCCTCCATCTGCACCATCCCAGCAGGACCTGGTCAGACTGTCTGGAagccccatagaagtcaatggagctcCAGGACATCTCTAACCTGTGGATTCTGTGGATTTGGGGGGTGTCATATACATATGTCATATACAGGCTGAGCAGCTGCTTCCAACCATCGCCCCCCATTCTCCTCTAGGATCTACTTACTGAAAGTGTAACCCCAGATCTGAGAAAATCTCCTTCTGTAGCATCAGAAACTCCTCCAGCAGCTCCCGGCTCTCGTTCCCAGTCTCATTAGCCGTGATCCCAAACATCTCCACCTGGAAAAAGGAGCAGGAATACTCTGAACATTACTATGGAGGGAGGACACCGACCCAAGACACCCCCTTAAAGGGATACGGACCTTGgtaaaatggtgaactctgtagAGACCCCAGGCTTCCCGGCCGGTGTCCGTCTCTGCTCGGTAACATGTGCTGCAGCAAACGGTCCTGAGGAGGACGACAAGTTATATGGACACGGAGTAACGCAACGATTATAGCATCGGGATGTGCAGATCTATTTATAATAATTAGGAGTAACTCACCGAATGGGGAGATCCGGCAGCTGGACCGCATGATCCATAAAATAACCTAAAACCCAAAACAAAGGTCATCATCAGATGTTTCAGACCTGACAGAAGCAAATCCCACATAACGGGGGAAGGATAATTTTCCGGTCCTACCTGCAATCCCGACCTCCGAGGTCCCAGCCAGGTGCAGGTCGGGGTGCGCTGATGGATCCAGGGTGTAGACCTGGGAGCTGTGGGCGCTGGGCTGCATCCCACAACCTTCCTGGGGCAGGGGGTAAGTGCACAGGTCAGCTACAAGCCTCATGTATAACCAAATACAGGAGCCGGGGTAGATAATAAGCACCAGCTAAAGAGCTCAACATCTATGTGCACACCCCGTATAAAGCAGACTCCTCAAATTGTGAGGCCTTATTCACACAAGGCAGATGTGATCAGTGTAATCTATCAGTATTTTGAGGTGGATGCACAGTACAGAAGTGTAAATCTCCAGATTATATGTCAAAACTGTTTCTAACTTTAAACCAGAGAAGGCACATATCCCTTTAATAGGGTGGGGGAGGCACAAAACCCCAGGAGCCTGATTGTGGTAGAGATAAGAGAAATAATCTAACCAGGATAATATCCAAAATGTCTATACTCACAAACACGGCTCCTCTCAGCATGTCCGGCACAGACAGAGGAATAAATCCCTGCAACAGAGAAAGAAGTAAGGAAATGTATCATGGACGCTTTCTCCTAGAATCAGAGTCACCCCTGTCCATGGCTTGTGTGCGGTAAGGCAGAGCGGCTCGGTAGTATCACCGACCCATAGGAATAGGATAACTTGCAGattgtggtggtcccaggatcaTGACAACAGGGGTCTATTGTACCCCGAATGAATCGAGCTGCAAGGTTGAGCATGTTTTCAGCAATCTCATTCAGCGCTATAGAGAGGAATAGAGAAGTCTGTGTCTGTCCAAttgctttattcatttttttttggggggggggggggggggagggagacaATAGTCCCCATTATCGTGATGCTTGGGGGGTCAAACAATGAGACCCCCCTCAAATCAGCAagttatatatgggtacagcttgATGTTACTGGAGTAGCCCCTTTAATAGAGAAGTTGAGGTAGAACTATTAATTTCACAacccagttgggggggggggtactctgTGTGAAACCCCCACCGAAATACaactcctggacaacccctttaaaagagggATCATTGTTTAGGGAGGAGGTAGCGAATCTTTCCTCCTGCCCTGGAGAGCTGCAGTATTGGCGTTGAAGGCGCCATTTACCTTTTTCACAAGTTTTGTGATTGTAAAATTCACCAGTGCGAGCTGCAACATGGCGCCGGCCCCGCGGAGGTAATAGCAGCGGTTCCCGGAGATGTGGGAGAGACGTCTGAGGGAAGAAGACAGGGGAGAGGCGAGTAACCCAGCTTTTCCCATCTCACATGTGGCAGCACAAAGCTTTACCCACAGGGCACAATCCTCCTGCCATATGGGAGCAATTATCCGTCATTGTGCCGCCATAGAGTGACGGGAATATAAAGCCGCCATCAGGTGACGTGCAGGCGGCACAAGGACAAAGGAGGAAGGTGCCTCAGGGCGGCCCCCAGCGTACAGACGGCTGATACACAATGCAGCCGCCATATAACATCATAACATCACATGAGTCACATCCGTACCTCTGCCTGATGATGCCCAAATCCTCCCCGATTTCCAAGTGACCCCGGACTTCAAAGTCAAAATCTAGAAGCAGAAAATAATCGGTTAGTAAATATACATACAGGCATGAAGCCAGGCATCACAGGAACAtatccatgtgcagtgtcctataaaaactgaaattttgggAAAATATACACCAGGACTAGAAGAGATGCGCCCAGAAGAGCGATGTCTGCATCATAAAATTATCACCCCCATGTGTGAAGATATCACTGTTACATACAGGTTATGCTGCCCCCTAATATTCTGAGAACAACCACCCCATATGTCCAGGGCtggtggtcgcacatgctcagtagCTAAAGTCCATTTCAAACTGATTCCGACCACAAAAGCGTCTTCTTACCCACATCAGACACGGCGCTTGGGTGTTTAGgttttgtatacagaggctcagcagtGACGTCACCCCAGCGCCACAACCGATTTAAGCTGCCGATCTACCTGGCCCCCCCTCCGTTTAAAAAAAGGCGATCCCTTTAATATTCAACTGAAAACTTAAATTTCACTAGATTCCTTACCAGGTTTCTCCCCGACAACCTCCAGTACCCGGGCGTTGCTTTCATCCCCGATGGGCTGTGGAAGAAGTGAGATGCTAAATATTATCCTGTACGAGATCCTGTGGATGTAGATCATAGGGGTCTGAGTGACCCCACATCAGGAAAACAAGGTCCCGTATAGACAGCCACTGTCTGAAAGGAACAGAGGTCACATGGACCTGGGGTCAATTCTTTCAACTGTATGAAGCTGCTGAATTGCTCGGGACCCTCCATCTCTTATCGGGTTATAGaggttaaagggggtttccaggggTTGGAAAACATGTCTGCCTTCTATAAATAGCGCCACCGCTGGCCGCAGTTCAGTTGTAATGAACTAAATGGAGCTTAGATGCAATACTATGCGCTACCcacggtcaggtgtggcgctatttagggaagaaggcagccatgtttttcaacctctacaCAACTCCTTTAACTCGGCACAAGTATTGTATACggacgttaaaggaaacctaccatctgatttgatgcattgtgaaccaaacataccttgagactgctgtagctacactgatgcagaaacacatctctTTGTTAATCcccgagttgagtggttttgctgggaCAGGccggctgcctacataaacacattacacacagagcttagtcaagacatgactaatcaacctgagctggatcactcaaacacaacagctgggggatggagcagcgattgattacttctgccttcaggcaaaaccttgtgattacatcatcctctggtgcagtgaataactaatgtgctaggagaaggagccatagaaggggcagagcttcattatcatgatttgataattgttttatgagcaaaCAGCATAGAACTCAATatatggattaaacaagatatgatcctgcatcagtgtagccacagcattctcaaggtatgtttgcttcataatgcatcaaatcagatGGTAGTTTCCTTTAATGCGGTAACATGTTAACTAGAATTGTGATTTACTGTATCAGAACAGCGCCACCTCTGGTACAGGTAATGTATGATACTGCAGCTTATGTCTCTCTTCACTTCAATGGAGCCAAGCTGCAAAACCAGACAAAACCTAGAGAAAGGATATAATCCTGCACAATCCCTTTTAGGCCAGGACTGCAGCCAACGAGCTGCAGCAGATTACACTTATGCCGCAGCAGCATACTGGATTGGAACGGGTTTAGAATCTGCAGCATGTTCATTGTTACTGCAGATTCAGGGTGCAGAATGATTATGCAAAGTCTGTTCTCTGCCCCTGCCATGACACAAACCATCCCTAGCCTTaaaagaaatctcccatcaaaatccatcctgataaaccagggacataactcGTAgacccaggcaccaggactgtggtatcttcttatatttcttatccatggcctccatccttctaaaatcaacttttaaattatgctaatgagcaagaagggctctggggggcgttaCTAAACCCCCtcggtgctgcagattcacaggctgttacactgtctccccctccctgctCCCTAAGCACTTTTCCTCTCCTTCAGTGTTAAATAATCTCAGTGCATCAGAGAAAATTTCATCACATGGTGGAGGGGAGAGTGCACatcgtaacagcctgtgaagctatagcatgggggccttcttgctcattagcctaatgtaaaagttgattttataaggaaggaggcaatggataagaaatataagaagataccacagtcccggtgcccggatctatgagtaatgtccctggtttaccatgatggacctaatggtagatttcctttaagaggttcTGTATCTCGTAGTGGACACAGCGCCCCCTTTTGTCCCTGGTAACTTCTAGTACTGCAACTCTAATCCAGGGGCAGGGGTGCTGCAGAAAATTGTACAGGGAGAGAGAATAACCCAAACAAAGACCCCAGCTGTCTTCTTAGCCTCTTACCGTGCCCAGGTAGGTTCTGTTCGGTAACTTGAGTGCTCGGATGTAGAAGGATTCCTCCAGATCGCTCTCTTGTCGGTACAGAGACGTCAGCTGCTGCCGGATCTCCTTTCCTCGGCTTCTGATTGTCCGGTACCTGGGGATCTAATCGCAGCTGATATGAGAAGGGGGTGTGACCACAAATCCCAGGGTATAAGTACATTTTTAcaatgctgtatatagtgtaagcTTTTTAGAATGCAATAAAACGGAGAAATATGTGAAAATACTTTCTATGTGGTGCAGGAGAtcactcatcccccctccctccaacATGTCTTTTCTTACAAGCTGCAGATCTCACTTGTGTTTGCCTGCAAGACCACCGGCCTGCAAGACCACCGGCCTGCAAGACCACCGGCCTGCAAGACCACCGGCCGGAGCAGGAGGTCTCCCTGCTCCCGGCTAAGTGGATGCACACGCTCCTAACTTGTCTTCATGTGATGCCGGAGAGATACTCACAGACTGCAGCTCCTGCCGCTCATGTGTCAGCTGTGAAGGGGAGAAAAGAGACAGAATTAGTAAAGCTGCAAAGATTAGGAGGTTAATAGCAGCCGGACACCTCCCCCCAAATCTGTGTGCAATCCCCTCCCCAATATTACTTAACGGACTAACATCTGGAGGGTCAGTGCAGCTACAGAGATCAGGACAGAGACACTTTAATAAGAACTTTTGTCAAAAGTTACCAACAACCGGTGACgtcccctgtgatgcacagctacgtGACGTGTCCtccctggtgctgaacacagagcggAAGACACTGGATCCATTTGTTCTAAACCCGTATGAAAATCTCAGGAGAATTACTGTCAGGTCCTGGGCTACAGCTAACAACCTGTCAGCACCCACCagagtctaattagcatattgggtgctAAACTAATGGCGCTGACTGCTGGGAGAGGGGTTGGGCCTACAGAAAAATGTACAAGTCTGCCCGAATCAGTGGAGCGACACCTATTCTAAGAGGAGGTGATGTGGAATAGGTGATTCTGTAATGTATACAAATGGATATAGActaaagctccccctagtggttgcagcaggaggtcagaatttgatcacttaaagggaacctgtcaccagggacctcattttctctaaagacagattgtaaaagcccatgacacctgcagtgcacatctgcatctctgccttttctaagcatttgcattacaatttaattgtgtgttataacttactcttgcaccctgacagaatccactgtgcagtcacaggggctgggctttggtttggatgcattttaaaaaacaacatgtgacttgtctgtgttactcactcctcagctttcagcccccacctttgtgctcctgtctagctccacgtcctgctccttctcagaggtcacagcctggtgatctgacatcaataggggagggacaagctgtacaggaacacaaagatggaggcagcctgcagctcagacaggtcacatgttgttttttgaaatgcatccacaccaaagcccaacccctgtgactaccccaggattttgtcagggtgcaagagtaagttataacacacaattatattgtaatgcaaatgcttagatgtgcactgcaggtgtgatgggcttttacaatctgtctttagtgaaaaattaggtccctggtgacaggttccctttaacacaaacCAATTATGTTTGTACGTCTTATCTCTGGGGCCCCGTAGATTACCAGGATGGAGGGGATAGCGGAGCGCTGGGGTGTTAGATTTAGGATACATGGATCAGGACCCCCGTTTTAGATAATTTTTGGGTCCCAAGTAGAAATGAGGGGATCCTGGTTGGGTTTGGTGTTCACCTGACGCGAACATATTGCCGATCCAGCATATTGACCCAAATAGCATCTAACTATGgcaatgattggccaggggtgtccgaACCAGACTATGGGGGTTCAGTCATCTCTAGTCCCAAATATCAGATTATCCTATGGAGAAGCTGAATGACAAGGACCCTCCAACTTACCGTCATATCCTTCACCTCATTGGCCACACACGACTTCTCCTCCTCCAGGACGCGGATTTCTCCCCTCAGCGTCTGCAGATCCTCCCAAATCTTCACCTACGATAAGAAAGTCACATCATTGACCCCATAATACTGTGATACGCCTACAACTATCACTGTGCTGAGGTTTTGTTACAATGTCTCAGTCAACCATTCCCCTGCACCGCAGCGCTCCCCAGATCTGTGTGTTGGACCCGGTTTTGGGACTGGTTCAGTTTTTTGGATTTGAATGACACCAGATCTTcatgcactgacacattgtaacaaaacctCAGCTAGCACTCGATTAGATTGATATGATATCACAGCGCCCCCTGGCGGTCACATTGCGGTACTGCAGCCCGGAGCTCTCACCAGGGCGCGCAGCTCTCCCTCCGGGGGTCTCCCCGGTCTCCTCTCTGACAGCTCCCGCTCCGCAGCGTCTATCTCCCGCCTCAGTCTCTCCATATCCAGCTGCGGCCGGCTGCAGTATCCCTCCCGCACGTACTCATACAGCCGGCTGGGGGGCACCGTCTCCCCGGTACTCAGACTCCTCGCCCCTGAATACCCCCGACATATAGACCGGGCACATAACCTGACCACCatgcgcgccgccatctttccggagTCCGAAATCAACCTATCCAATCACAGTCCACTATGAAATCGACTGTCCAACCAGATAACCGGCTATAGGAAACGGACCAATCAGACGAGTAGAGGGCGGT is drawn from Engystomops pustulosus chromosome 9, aEngPut4.maternal, whole genome shotgun sequence and contains these coding sequences:
- the SARS2 gene encoding serine--tRNA ligase, mitochondrial, with the protein product MAARMVVRLCARSICRGYSGARSLSTGETVPPSRLYEYVREGYCSRPQLDMERLRREIDAAERELSERRPGRPPEGELRALVKIWEDLQTLRGEIRVLEEEKSCVANEVKDMTLTHERQELQSIPRYRTIRSRGKEIRQQLTSLYRQESDLEESFYIRALKLPNRTYLGTPIGDESNARVLEVVGEKPDFDFEVRGHLEIGEDLGIIRQRRLSHISGNRCYYLRGAGAMLQLALVNFTITKLVKKGFIPLSVPDMLRGAVFEGCGMQPSAHSSQVYTLDPSAHPDLHLAGTSEVGIAGYFMDHAVQLPDLPIRTVCCSTCYRAETDTGREAWGLYRVHHFTKVEMFGITANETGNESRELLEEFLMLQKEIFSDLGLHFQVLEMPSEELGLPAYRKCDLEAWMPGRGKYGEISSASNCTDYQSRRLNIMYQRHNGELRHAHTINGTACAVPRLIIAILESNQLQDGRVRVPEVLQPFMGTDVIEKPSYTPQKYIGPNQRKKPNKSL